One Pomacea canaliculata isolate SZHN2017 linkage group LG9, ASM307304v1, whole genome shotgun sequence DNA segment encodes these proteins:
- the LOC112571718 gene encoding N-lysine methyltransferase SETD6-like isoform X2, protein MLKQRKVFKMSALKSLTDFLNGVLITICQCLQRFDHVSIRWGSCVKAQYGMVALQNITEGEVLFSVPRSLLLSPQTSSIAHLLQQGQQELESRSGWVALLVALLYEYNNPSSLWRPYLDLVPDFSQLDLPMFWSREEHSNLLKGTGITEAVDRDLQFMEKEFNHIALPFMCKHHNVFGSSCQSFDLYKKMVAFVMAYSFTEPISKNSRVDQNHSRTEEKSHLEDVDPEDLENTPPMMVPMADILNHVARNNARLTFDTDALRMISVCDIKEGEEVFNTYGELANWHLLHMYGFAECFPNNHYDTVDIPMTVVQKVAEENGDAPQLTAAKLVYLQEHDLLSTEGACVLGMEGVLTDDDMLAIVKVLAMSEEEFAEHAEKEGWSDADSSTSEDSSLTYDKISQLPDKWKQIMKRCAIHCLSQLGGDDLDVVSMATQPSNLTSRQRYSLYVRYGQKQLLNKLIEACS, encoded by the exons ATGCTCAAGCAAAGAAAAGTATTCAAGATGTCAGCGCTAAAAAGCTTGACAGATTTCTTAAATGGTGTACTGATCACGATTTGTCAATGTCTTCAAAGGTTTGATCAT GTGAGCATCAGGTGGGGAAGCTGTGTGAAAGCACAGTATGGGATGGTGGCCTTGCAGAATATCACAGAGGGAGAAGTTCTTTTCTCAGTGCCTCGCTCACTTTTGTTGTCCCCACAAACATCCTCCATCGCCCACCTTCTCCAGCAAG GACAGCAAGAGTTAGAAAGTCGAAGTGGCTGGGTTGCTCTTCTAGTGGCCCTGCTGTATGAATACAACAATCCATCGTCATTGTGGAGACCATATCTAGACCTAGTGCCAGACTTCTCACAGCTTGACCTTCCCATGTTCTGGAGCAG GGAAGAACATAGCAACCTGCTAAAAGGTACAGGTATCACAGAAGCAGTAGACCGTGATCTTCAGTTTATGGAGAAAGAGTTTAACCACATAGCTTTGCCATTTATGTGCAAACATCACAATGTTTTTGG ATCCTCTTGTCAAAGTTTTGACCTGTACAAGAAGATGGTTGCATTTGTGATGGCTTATAGCTTCACTGAGCCCATCTCAAAAAATTCACGTGTAGACCAGAACCAttcaagaactgaagaaaaatcTCACCTTGAAGATGTTGACCCCGAGGACTTGGAAAATACTCCACCAATGATGGTTCCCATGGCAGACATCTTGAACCATGTAGCCAGAAATAATGCACGCCTGACTTTCGACACTGATGCACTTCGTATGATCAGTGTGTGCGATATCAAAGAG GGAGAGGAAGTATTCAACACATATGGAGAGCTGGCAAACTGGCACCTGCTTCACATGTATGGCTTTGCAGAGTGTTTCCCCAACAACCACTATGACACA GTAGATATTCCCATGACTGTTGTGCAGAAAGTGGCTGAGGAAAATGGGGATGCACCACAGTTGACAGCTGCTAAACTTGTTTACTTGCAAGAGCAT GACCTGCTGAGCACAGAGGGAGCATGTGTTCTGGGCATGGAGGGCGTACTGACTGATGATGATATGCTTGCTATTGTCAAG GTTCTGGCCATGTCTGAAGAGGAGTTTGCAGAGCATGCTGAGAAGGAAGGATGGAGTGATGCAGACAGCAGTACCAGTGAAGACAGCTCACTTACATATG acaAAATCTCCCAGTTGCCAGACAAATGGAAGCAGATAATGAAGAG ATGTGCCATCCACTGCCTGTCACAACTTGGAGGAGATGATCTAGATGTggtttccatggcaacacaACCCAGTAATTTGACCTCACGCCAGCGCTATTCTCTGTATGTGCGCTACGGTCAGAAGCAGCTTCTCAATAAACTGATTGAGGCCTGCAGCTAA
- the LOC112571718 gene encoding N-lysine methyltransferase setd6-like isoform X1, whose product MAASLKRSAQDTSRVDAQAKKSIQDVSAKKLDRFLKWCTDHDLSMSSKVSIRWGSCVKAQYGMVALQNITEGEVLFSVPRSLLLSPQTSSIAHLLQQGQQELESRSGWVALLVALLYEYNNPSSLWRPYLDLVPDFSQLDLPMFWSREEHSNLLKGTGITEAVDRDLQFMEKEFNHIALPFMCKHHNVFGSSCQSFDLYKKMVAFVMAYSFTEPISKNSRVDQNHSRTEEKSHLEDVDPEDLENTPPMMVPMADILNHVARNNARLTFDTDALRMISVCDIKEGEEVFNTYGELANWHLLHMYGFAECFPNNHYDTVDIPMTVVQKVAEENGDAPQLTAAKLVYLQEHDLLSTEGACVLGMEGVLTDDDMLAIVKVLAMSEEEFAEHAEKEGWSDADSSTSEDSSLTYDKISQLPDKWKQIMKRCAIHCLSQLGGDDLDVVSMATQPSNLTSRQRYSLYVRYGQKQLLNKLIEACS is encoded by the exons ATGGCGGCCTCCTTGAAGCGCAGTGCACAAGACACAAGCAGAGTTGATGCTCAAGCAAAGAAAAGTATTCAAGATGTCAGCGCTAAAAAGCTTGACAGATTTCTTAAATGGTGTACTGATCACGATTTGTCAATGTCTTCAAAG GTGAGCATCAGGTGGGGAAGCTGTGTGAAAGCACAGTATGGGATGGTGGCCTTGCAGAATATCACAGAGGGAGAAGTTCTTTTCTCAGTGCCTCGCTCACTTTTGTTGTCCCCACAAACATCCTCCATCGCCCACCTTCTCCAGCAAG GACAGCAAGAGTTAGAAAGTCGAAGTGGCTGGGTTGCTCTTCTAGTGGCCCTGCTGTATGAATACAACAATCCATCGTCATTGTGGAGACCATATCTAGACCTAGTGCCAGACTTCTCACAGCTTGACCTTCCCATGTTCTGGAGCAG GGAAGAACATAGCAACCTGCTAAAAGGTACAGGTATCACAGAAGCAGTAGACCGTGATCTTCAGTTTATGGAGAAAGAGTTTAACCACATAGCTTTGCCATTTATGTGCAAACATCACAATGTTTTTGG ATCCTCTTGTCAAAGTTTTGACCTGTACAAGAAGATGGTTGCATTTGTGATGGCTTATAGCTTCACTGAGCCCATCTCAAAAAATTCACGTGTAGACCAGAACCAttcaagaactgaagaaaaatcTCACCTTGAAGATGTTGACCCCGAGGACTTGGAAAATACTCCACCAATGATGGTTCCCATGGCAGACATCTTGAACCATGTAGCCAGAAATAATGCACGCCTGACTTTCGACACTGATGCACTTCGTATGATCAGTGTGTGCGATATCAAAGAG GGAGAGGAAGTATTCAACACATATGGAGAGCTGGCAAACTGGCACCTGCTTCACATGTATGGCTTTGCAGAGTGTTTCCCCAACAACCACTATGACACA GTAGATATTCCCATGACTGTTGTGCAGAAAGTGGCTGAGGAAAATGGGGATGCACCACAGTTGACAGCTGCTAAACTTGTTTACTTGCAAGAGCAT GACCTGCTGAGCACAGAGGGAGCATGTGTTCTGGGCATGGAGGGCGTACTGACTGATGATGATATGCTTGCTATTGTCAAG GTTCTGGCCATGTCTGAAGAGGAGTTTGCAGAGCATGCTGAGAAGGAAGGATGGAGTGATGCAGACAGCAGTACCAGTGAAGACAGCTCACTTACATATG acaAAATCTCCCAGTTGCCAGACAAATGGAAGCAGATAATGAAGAG ATGTGCCATCCACTGCCTGTCACAACTTGGAGGAGATGATCTAGATGTggtttccatggcaacacaACCCAGTAATTTGACCTCACGCCAGCGCTATTCTCTGTATGTGCGCTACGGTCAGAAGCAGCTTCTCAATAAACTGATTGAGGCCTGCAGCTAA
- the LOC112571720 gene encoding uncharacterized protein LOC112571720, which produces MSKCGEYPTVLNGKIASNTSTTVEYECLGGFYISGDPRINCTNSGWGTAPTCSVIRDEINIFPDWWLIVAIIVACLLVLACFICLLCYFCCGGYHGNRVRPYDDHAAGCCACCRGRRRDEFSTGGSRAYHTMHSSSDTYPHGAIFLVPGRPEQGGGWRVLEASLVHSYPPNGKTTSPPAPQHTRAVGTQTTGDVLASPAVVKTPRSRKSISDITVTPSTYVILHDNDDSVWKGNHRSHQTQTEEDDLLLTSPPNGRPWEKRAKEVRTWMPHRHPVRSINTSTK; this is translated from the exons ATGTCCAAGTGTGGCGAGTACCCGACTGTGCTGAACGGCAAGATCGCCAGCAACACCAGCACCACAGTGGAGTACGAGTGTCTGGGCGGCTTCTACATCAGCGGCGACCCGAGAATCAACTGCACCAACAGCGGCTGGGGCACGGCGCCCACCTGTAGCGTCATCAGGGACGAAATCAACATTTTCC CTGACTGGTGGCTGATTGTCGCGATCATCGTGGCCTGCCTGTTGGTGCTGGCCTGTTTCATCTGTCTTCTCTGCTACTTTTGCTG CGGTGGTTACCATGGAAACAGAGTCCGTCCCTACGATGACCATGCTGCCGGCTGCTGCGCGTGCTGTCGTGGACGTCGCCGGGATGAGTTCAGTACAGGAGGATCCAGGGCGTACCACACCATGCACTCCTCCTCCGACACCTACCCTCATGGCGCCATCTTCCTCGTGCCTGGCAGACCTGAGCAG GGAGGGGGGTGGCGAGTATTGGAGGCTTCCCTGGTCCACAGCTACCCCCCTAATGGCAAGACGACCTCCCCTCCTGCTCCTCAACACACACGTGCAGTCGGCACGCAAACGACAGGCGACGTCCTGGCATCTCCCGCCGTTGTAAAGACACCCAGGTCTCGGAAGAGTATATCCGACATCACTGTCACCCCCTCCACCTATGTTATCTTGCACGACAACGACGACAGTGTGTGGAAAGGCAACCACCGCTCACATCAA ACTCAGACTGAGGAGGATGACCTGCTACTGACGTCACCGCCAAATGGCCGGCCCTGGGAAAAACGAGCTAAAGAGGTGCGCACCTGGATGCCTCACAGACACCCAGTGCGCAGCATCAACACCAGCACCAAGTGA